One Littorina saxatilis isolate snail1 linkage group LG1, US_GU_Lsax_2.0, whole genome shotgun sequence genomic window carries:
- the LOC138945794 gene encoding ankyrin repeat and SOCS box protein 8-like yields MYLLCTQGYWEGRPIVMASSLQDMEIMLYEAIATGNLSSVKRMVNSGIGHNAVLHSPKCCDAATILSTAAYFGNLQMVQYLVEAGASVNYQDPGVRRNALHWACMGNGADVVKYLISCDADVNALDRNNISPLMHAAMHSHEAAVRELVQAGACVNYIDRLRCSALHYAAFHRDRLSVRALILGGCIHNNAIFVKGTPLGTLASIGDVENVKLLLAAGCRVTPEDWKQQAEGLAEDSNVGLLMQRHVGLTPSLRHLCRTSIRASMKGQDVQNKIQLLPLPASVIQYLLLELED; encoded by the coding sequence ATGTACCTGCTGTGCACCCAGGGGTACTGGGAAGGGAGGCCTATCGTCATGGCGTCATCACTACAAGACATGGAGATCATGCTGTACGAGGCGATCGCCACTGGCAACCTCTCCTCCGTCAAACGAATGGTCAACAGCGGCATTGGCCACAACGCTGTCCTGCATTCCCCTAAGTGCTGCGATGCTGCCACCATCCTCAGCACTGCAGCGTACTTTGGAAACCTGCAGATGGTTCAGTACTTGGTAGAAGCAGGTGCGTCGGTGAATTATCAGGACCCTGGTGTGAGACGTAACGCCCTTCACTGGGCTTGCATGGGGAACGGCGCTGACGTGGTGAAGTACTTGATCAGCTGCGATGCAGATGTGAATGCACTGGACCGCAACAACATTTCGCCACTGATGCATGCAGCTATGCACAGTCATGAGGCAGCGGTGAGGGAATTGGTTCAGGCAGGTGCCTGCGTCAACTACATCGATCGCTTGAGGTGCTCAGCACTGCATTATGCGGCATTCCACAGAGACAGATTGTCTGTGAGAGCGTTGATACTGGGCGGGTGCATTCACAACAATGCCATCTTCGTCAAGGGCACTCCTCTAGGAACTCTGGCTTCTATCGGTGACGTTGAAAATGTCAAGCTTCTGCTCGCCGCCGGTTGTCGTGTCACTCCGGAAGATTGGAAGCAGCAGGCAGAGGGTCTGGCGGAGGACAGCAACGTTGGTCTGTTGATGCAGAGGCATGTTGGCCTCACTCCCAGCCTGAGGCATCTCTGCAGAACTTCTATACGTGCTAGCATGAAGGGGCAGGATGTGCAGAATAAGATACAGTTACTTCCCCTCCCAGCTTCCGTTATACAATACTTGTTGCTGGAGCTCGAAGACTGA